One region of Ictalurus furcatus strain D&B chromosome 17, Billie_1.0, whole genome shotgun sequence genomic DNA includes:
- the efhd1 gene encoding EF-hand domain-containing protein D1, which translates to MPRAAPPLLSRSSRHRSLASSPTADRKDSSTALHRTPAMASEELARKLQRRLDATERPDSPAESPARSPGRSPSMSPARTVTEPRREGESEDAAAAANGDSCSNELAEKLNRRLEIDGGGARPRQMMKVFNPYTEFKEFTRKQIKQMEEMFKRFDSGKDGYIDLMELKMMMEKLGAPQTHIGLKNMIREVDEDYDGKLSYREFLLIFRRAAAGELQDDDPLMALARLSEINVSNEGVKGARDFFEAKAQVLSVRSKFEAELREEKEEKQRMEEERKQRRAAFKELQSAFCS; encoded by the exons ATGCCGCGTGCAGCCCCGCCCCTCCTCTCCCGCTCCTCGAGGCACCGGAGCCTGGCCTCGTCACCGACAGCTGATCGTAAAGACAGCAGCACCGCACTTCACCGGACCCCTGCGATGGCGTCAGAGGAGCTCGCGCGGAAACTGCAGCGCAGGCTGGACGCCACGGAGCGGCCCGACAGTCCGGCGGAGAGTCCGGCGAGGAGTCCGGGGAGGAGTCCGTCGATGAGTCCGGCGAGGACCGTCACCGAGCCGCGGCGCGAGGGCGAGAGCGAGGACGCGGCCGCCGCCGCTAACGGGGACTCGTGCTCGAACGAGCTCGCGGAGAAGCTCAACCGCAGGCTGGAGATCGACGGAGGCGGCGCGAGGCCCAGACAGATGATGAAGGTGTTCAACCCGTACACCGAGTTCAAAGAGTTCACGCGCAAACAGATCAAACAGATGGAGGAGATGTTCAAGAg aTTTGACTCTGGGAAGGACGGCTACATTGACTTGATGGagctgaagatgatgatggagaAGCTGGGTGCTCCTCAGACCCACATTGGTCTGAAGAACATGATCCGTGAGGTGGACGAAGATTATGATGGCAAGCTCAGCTAccgagag ttcctCCTGATCTTTAGGAGAGCAGCAGCAGGGGAGCTGCAGGATGACGACCCTCTTATGGCGCTGGCTCGTCTCTCTGAGATCAATGTGTCCAACGAGGGCGTGAAGGGAGCACGTGACTTCTTTGAGGCCAag gCTCAGGTGCTGTCAGTACGCAGTAAGTTTGAGGCGGAGCTTcgggaggagaaggaggagaagcagaggatggaggaggagaggaaacaACGACGGGCCGCCTTCAAAGAGCTGCAATCCGCATTCTGCTCCTGA
- the kcnj13 gene encoding inward rectifier potassium channel 13, translating into MATSSSSLPLMKTKPQQQRLVSKDGRSLMRSPASGIREMWIGAFKDMWGAWLSLRWRWVVLAFCGSFLLHWLLFAVLWYVLARANGDLDVDHDNPPPGHTLCVKYVTGFTAAFSFALETQLTIGYGTMYPNADCPTAIALLALQMLLGLMLEAFITGAFVAKFSRPQKRCSGILFSPKAVVCEVEGQRCLMFRVCNLLSRPLVDVCLSAVLYEEQDDHTIHQTALDFLLDGLGSRPCPLFLSPLTFLHPLTPDSPLNRAMPPSGQSQFELVVFLSASQEGTGSAYHKRTSYLADEIQYGRRFTKAVLHGERRNSTQAMRYFDTHMCPLMGPNTYSNSRDKECVVQVNGDGNDAME; encoded by the exons ATGGCAACCAGCAGCTCATCATTACCGCTAATGAAAACCAAACCTCAGCAGCAGAGATTGGTCAGCAAGGATGGGCGGAGTCTTATGCGCAGCCCTGCCTCCGGTATACGGGAAATGTGGATCGGGGCGTTTAAGGACATGTGGGGAGCGTGGCTTTCCTTGCGTTGGCGTTGGGTGGTGTTGGCATTCTGTGGTTCCTTCCTTCTCCACTGGCTTCTCTTTGCTGTACTGTGGTATGTCTTGGCGCGTGCCAATGGTGATTTGGACGTCGACCATGACAACCCACCGCCTGGGCATACGCTGTGCGTCAAATATGTCACGGGATTCACTGCCGCCTTCTCGTTCGCCCTGGAGACCCAGCTGACCATCGGATATGGGACCATGTACCCCAACGCCGATTGCCCTACCGCCATTGCCCTTCTTGCCTTGCAGATGCTCCTGGGGCTCATGCTTGAGGCCTTCATCACTG gtgcaTTCGTGGCTAAATTTTCTCGTCCACAGAAGCGCTGCAGTGGAATCTTGTTCAGCCCTAAAGCCGTGGTGTGTGAAGTCGAAGGTCAACGTTGCCTAATGTTCCGCGTGTGTAACCTGCTCTCAAGGCCGCTGGTTGATGTGTGTTTGAGCGCTGTGCTCTATGAGGAACAGGACGATCACACAATCCACCAAACCGCCCTGGATTTCCTGTTGGACGGCTTGGGCTCGCGACCTTGCCCCCTCTTCCTGTCACCTTTGACCTTTCTCCACCCCTTGACCCCAGACAGCCCACTGAATCGTGCCATGCCACCTTCAGGCCAGTCGCAGTTCGAGCTGGTCGTGTTTCTTTCTGCTTCCCAGGAGGGCACTGGATCCGCCTACCACAAGAGGACGTCCTACTTGGCCGACGAGATCCAATATGGCCGCCGTTTCACCAAGGCGGTCCTGCACGGGGAACGGCGGAACAGCACTCAGGCCATGCGCTATTTCGACACACACATGTGCCCACTTATGGGACCCAACACATACAGCAACTCTCGGGACAAGGAGTGTGTGGTACAGGTCAATGGCGATGGTAACGATGCTATGgaatag